One window of the Sporomusaceae bacterium genome contains the following:
- a CDS encoding FAD-binding protein — translation MAIMIKTEECIGCGACVGTCPFGAIVLENGKARITDACTSCGACVDSCPVGAIVSDAPAGETKKEADSAASGVWVFIEQRGGHIRNVSLELIGEGRKLADELGEELAGVVIGDDVAGLAKEVFASGADKVYLVEHALLKDYNTDGYAAAFTALIGKYNPSVILLGATNDGRDLGPRVAARVKTGLTADCTGLSIDPETKLVAWTRPAFGGNIMATIFCPDRRPQMGTVRPKVFKKPQPDYGKSGALVRESITLAAADVRTKLEDVIQVCTTNCNLEDAEIIVSGGRGLGNPEGFKLIQDLADALGGTVGASRAAVDAGWKPYPHQVGQTGKTVGPKIYFACGISGAIQHLAGMQTSDMIVAINKDPDAPIFKVAHYGIVGDLYEVIPAIIAKLKD, via the coding sequence ATGGCGATTATGATTAAGACTGAAGAATGTATCGGCTGCGGCGCGTGCGTCGGCACCTGCCCCTTCGGGGCGATCGTGCTGGAGAACGGCAAGGCTCGGATTACCGACGCCTGCACTTCGTGCGGCGCGTGTGTGGATAGCTGCCCGGTAGGGGCGATTGTATCGGATGCGCCGGCGGGCGAGACGAAGAAGGAGGCCGACAGCGCCGCGAGCGGCGTGTGGGTGTTCATCGAGCAGCGCGGCGGCCATATCCGCAATGTGTCGCTGGAGCTTATCGGCGAGGGCCGCAAGCTGGCCGACGAGCTGGGCGAGGAGCTGGCCGGGGTGGTGATCGGCGACGATGTGGCCGGGCTGGCCAAGGAGGTTTTCGCCAGCGGCGCCGACAAGGTTTATCTGGTGGAGCACGCGCTGCTGAAGGATTACAATACCGACGGCTACGCGGCGGCGTTCACGGCGCTGATCGGGAAGTACAATCCGTCGGTGATATTGCTGGGGGCGACGAACGACGGCCGCGACCTGGGCCCGCGCGTGGCGGCCAGGGTGAAGACCGGCCTGACGGCCGACTGCACCGGCCTGAGCATCGACCCGGAGACGAAGCTGGTGGCCTGGACGCGTCCGGCCTTCGGCGGCAATATCATGGCGACGATCTTCTGCCCTGACCGCCGGCCGCAGATGGGCACGGTGAGGCCGAAGGTGTTCAAGAAGCCGCAGCCCGATTACGGCAAGAGCGGCGCGCTGGTGCGCGAGAGCATAACGCTGGCGGCGGCCGATGTGCGCACGAAGCTGGAGGATGTTATCCAGGTGTGCACGACGAACTGCAATCTGGAGGATGCCGAGATCATCGTGTCCGGCGGCCGCGGCCTGGGCAACCCGGAAGGGTTCAAGCTCATCCAGGACCTGGCCGACGCGCTGGGCGGCACGGTGGGCGCGTCGCGCGCGGCGGTGGACGCAGGCTGGAAGCCGTATCCCCATCAGGTGGGGCAGACAGGCAAGACGGTGGGGCCGAAGATTTATTTCGCGTGCGGCATTTCGGGCGCTATCCAGCATCTGGCGGGCATGCAGACGTCGGATATGATCGTGGCGATCAACAAGGACCCGGACGCGCCGATTTTCAAGGTGGCCCATTACGGTATCGTCGGCGATCTGTACGAGGTAATTCCGGCGATTATCGCCAAGTTGAAAGATTAA
- a CDS encoding electron transfer flavoprotein subunit beta/FixA family protein has protein sequence MEIVVCVKQVPDTTEVKIDPVTNTLIRQGVPSIVNPFDKFALEIGLQLKEKHGGRVTVISMGPPQAKDALKECLAMGADAAVLVSDRAFGGADTLATSYTLAAAVRKLGNADLILCGKQAIDGDTAQVGPEMAEHLGWTQVTYAASVEIDGTKVKAQREHDEGYDVISTQLPAVVTIIKTAIEPRYPTVKGTMKANRTEIPVWTAADLDVDPDCLGLNGSPTKVKRIFTPQRQVHGEIIEGEPREAAAALVEKLRELKIV, from the coding sequence ATGGAAATAGTCGTTTGCGTGAAACAGGTTCCCGATACGACCGAGGTCAAGATCGACCCGGTTACGAACACGCTGATCAGGCAGGGGGTGCCGAGCATCGTCAACCCCTTCGATAAGTTCGCGCTGGAGATCGGCCTGCAGCTGAAGGAGAAGCACGGCGGCCGGGTGACGGTGATCAGCATGGGCCCGCCCCAGGCGAAGGACGCGCTGAAGGAGTGCCTGGCGATGGGCGCGGACGCGGCGGTGCTGGTGAGCGACCGGGCGTTCGGCGGCGCGGATACGCTGGCGACTTCGTATACGCTGGCGGCGGCGGTCCGCAAGCTGGGGAACGCCGACCTGATTCTGTGCGGCAAGCAGGCGATCGACGGCGATACCGCCCAGGTGGGCCCGGAGATGGCCGAGCACCTTGGCTGGACGCAGGTGACTTACGCGGCGAGCGTGGAGATCGACGGCACGAAGGTGAAGGCCCAGCGCGAGCACGACGAGGGCTATGATGTGATTTCGACCCAGCTGCCGGCGGTGGTGACGATTATCAAGACGGCGATCGAGCCGCGCTATCCGACGGTGAAGGGCACGATGAAGGCCAACCGGACGGAGATCCCGGTGTGGACGGCCGCCGATCTGGATGTCGACCCCGACTGCCTCGGCCTGAATGGCTCGCCGACCAAGGTGAAGCGCATCTTTACCCCGCAGCGCCAGGTGCACGGGGAGATTATCGAAGGCGAACCGCGCGAGGCGGCCGCCGCCCTGGTGGAAAAACTGCGGGAATTGAAGATCGTTTAG